The Actinomycetota bacterium genome has a window encoding:
- a CDS encoding heme exporter protein CcmB — MSAVLAILWKDAVSESRGLERLSTLGLFSAAVLLTLNFSVDPESPARRGAAAGFLWACLMLAAMLELRRGVEAERRDGTLDALRAAPVDPAALYLGKLLSALAALGLLSCAVVPPAVLLATGSLARTPAAIGVVLAGLVGLLAWGTLLAAATSGTASGELVLPVLLFPLVVPQTIACVRLLGHILGATTLDSPATGLLILGAFDVIALGTGLLLFDYAVRE; from the coding sequence CGGCTGTCCACTCTGGGGCTGTTCTCGGCCGCCGTCCTGCTGACGCTGAACTTCTCAGTGGACCCCGAGTCGCCGGCGAGGCGCGGTGCCGCCGCGGGGTTTCTGTGGGCCTGCCTGATGCTGGCGGCGATGCTGGAGTTGCGCCGTGGCGTGGAGGCCGAGCGGCGCGACGGAACGCTGGACGCGCTGCGCGCGGCCCCCGTGGACCCCGCTGCCCTGTACCTCGGCAAGCTGCTGTCCGCGCTGGCGGCGCTGGGGCTTCTGTCCTGTGCCGTCGTCCCGCCGGCGGTCCTTCTGGCCACCGGCAGCCTCGCGAGGACACCGGCCGCGATCGGTGTCGTGCTGGCCGGACTGGTGGGGCTTCTCGCTTGGGGGACGCTGCTCGCAGCGGCAACGTCGGGGACCGCATCCGGCGAGCTGGTGCTGCCCGTTCTGCTGTTCCCGCTCGTGGTGCCCCAGACGATCGCTTGCGTGAGGCTGCTCGGCCACATTCTGGGCGCCACCACGCTGGACTCCCCCGCCACCGGACTGCTGATCCTGGGCGCGTTCGACGTCATCGCGCTGGGGACCGGGCTGCTTTTGTTCGACTACGCTGTCCGCGAATGA